The genomic window ATATGCTACGTGTCACATTCTTAATGGTAGTATCCACCGAAAGAATATTCGTTTTTCTAATATGCCAAAAGCACATTCCAAAAAAATTCACCCTCTCACTCTCTCTTCagttatcttattttttttctataaattaaaCTAACCTCAACACATTTAACTCAAAACTCAAATTCACAAAATTGATCAAAAATTGTTGAAATGTgcgaaaccctaaaatcaaagTACCAACTCACCGAAGAAATCGGTCGCGGCCGTTTCGGCACCATCTTCCGGTGCTTCCACCCTAACTCCGCCGTACCTTACGCCTGCAAAGTGATCGACAAATCTCTCCTCTCAGATTCAACCGATCGTGAGTGTCTTGAAAACGAACCAaaatttctttctcttctttcaccTCACCCTAACGTTCTTCAAATCTTGGATGTTTTCGAAAACGACGATTTCTTATCAATCGTTTTAGAGCTTTGTCAACCGTTAACTCTTCTCGATCGTATCGTTTCTAATCCTTTCTCTGAACAACAAGCTTCTTCTCTCATCAAGAAGCTTCTAGAAGCCGTTGTTCACTGTCACCGTCTCGGTGTCGCTCACCGTGATATTAAACCGGACAACATTCTCTTCGATGCTGATGATAATCTTAAATTAGCTGATTTCGGTTCGGCTGAATGGTTCGGCGACGGAAGAACGATGAACGGAGTTGTTGGAACGCCGTATTACGTTGCTCCGGAGGTTCTTTTAGGAAGAGATTATACAGAGAAAGTTGATGTGTGGAGCTGTGGTGTGATACTGTATATAATGTTGAGCGGGATTCCGCCTTTTTACGGTGATTCTGCGTCTGAGATTTTTGAGGCGGTTATTAGAGGGAATCTCAGATTTCCTTCTAGAATCTTCCGTTCTGTTTCTTCTGGTGCTAAAGATCTGTTGAGAAAGATGATTTGTAGAGATGATTCTAGAAGATTTTCTGCAGAACAAGCCTTGAGTATGTCTTCTAATAATCACTTTTCGCTTTTAATACTTTTTCAactaatttttcaattattcaTTATGAATTAATTAAGGAAATAATCGattattattgattttgatgggtttttttttgttatgaatttTCAGGACACCCTTGGATAGTGAGTGGAGGTGAAACAACAAATcagaattgaaagaagatgTAGAAAGTATGGCTACCGGAGGCAGAGGAAACAGAGCATACGATAGTGTAAATTCCGATGAAGCGATGcgagtagtttttttttttttgttacttttttaaGAAGAGTATTTCTTCGGTTTAGGAATCGAAGAAGACTCTGTAGATGAGTTTGTTTAGTTGAGAGAATCTTCAGGGATTTTTAATTTTCTATCTGAagaatcaaactttttttttgttgaataaaatgATGTAGATCTGGGTTACTTTTTTGTATAATAGTACTATGGTATCATAATTTTGAATGATAAGtgcttttaatattttattttttttatgagaaatgcttttaatattttattttttttatgagaagtgcttttaatatttttattgtgtGGATTTGTGTTTCAATGtgttcatataaatttttaccATAAGGAAACAGAGGAATAATAAATATGATCGATCGATCACTATATTCTAGTCAAGAAAAATGACTAAATTCATTTTATCTATTTATAGAATATAATAGTAGTTAATGCGAGTTAAATTCGTTCAGGAGAACTCGAGTTGTTTTTGGTTACCGAGAACTCGAGTTGTTGGTGAAATAATAATTTGACCATAttactaaaataatagtttttttttttcttttcaatatcCTAGTTGCTAGAATTCGCTgttttaaaggtgaataagtggagtataTACTTCATAATAGTATTTAATAAGCACTTAATCATTCGAATGCACcattaatttaaaaagttttaaatgagTCTCACCAATAACTCTTAATCGTCATATATAAATATTCATTATCCCGAATGCTTTAAGGAGTATTCTTTAAATGTAGTGCAATGTTGTAAATCCTCAAACTTTGGTCGTTTGTtttaagttatatttttttactcttGAAAATAAAGTGCTAGGAAAAtacatttttgtgtttgttacaagtttgttaaattttattccTAATATAAAAGATTTCTTGAAAAAAGAATAATTCTCGCAAATAAAAATGGTGGGAAACAATTTTCGTCAAATATGGGAATAAATACATGTATACTATCGACTAATATCCCTATTATAAAGGTTTATGAGAATATTTAAACGAGAAAAGTTATTCctagaaattaaatttaaatttagtaAACTTGAAACAAACGCCCTCTTATTAAAATGTATTTAatatttcctaatttttttccATATTATAATTGTTCGATTTTAACTGTAATTTAACATCACTAATACTCGGGGAAACTTTGTGTGTGACCTCAAATATGTCATTGAAATTTTCAGCTCGGTGTCATTAGATTgttagaataaaatatatttaagacaATATATCATTCATGATGGTTTTGACGATAACAAATCAACATGGAGGTCATGGTTTGGTGGCGAGGATGGATGTGATAGGGAGTGAAATGATAAGGAGGTCAGAGTTTCGATTTTTACGTACCctcaacaaaaattaacaataataattactaaaattggttttttcaaaaataaaaatataaagtatTCTTTATACATTCTCATGATCCTCTACATAACAAGGTTGAAACAAAACTATTTCTCATCCTTAGGACGCCATAGAAGATCACACAAACTCAAGTCAGTGACCGTCAATCATCTGGACAACGACGAAGACTTCACGTGAAGAAAAGTGCTAGTCTAAGGTCGCCATCCTCCAGACAACACATCATCAAGGAATATGATATGAGCGATCTTCATACAAATCCTTTATTGGAGAGTTACCTAGATCATATTATAACTTAGACTGATATAAGATTAAATTGTATATCCTCTCATTGAGAGTTAGACTCCTAGAACAAATTTTGTATCACACTTATACAAACTCAAACATTTTGTGTAACCCACCCATTAGTAGCAACAACTTATCTTGGATAAGAGAAGTCCTCGCTTGTAAGGTAGAAAATCTTGGTGAAGTTACTATGTGGAAATCTTCTAGTCTCCGAGGAAGAAAATCTATGGTAAATTTTATCCTAGTACGTAATTGTAATCAGATTATTATAATTGATAAAGTCCTTCTTCGATAGGAGGCAAAATCGCTCCGGATGAGTGGTATGGACTAGGTTATCAGTTGGGTAGTCAACCAacataaaaataaggaaaatgtatttttttataaaaacgaTCGAAGATAGTAATAAAGAGATATTGTCTCCGTCCCACAATGAGTGACTCAGTTGATTGTTTTACGCATGTTGCATATCTTTGACGATTAacgcatgtcaatgcataattttttgacgattaatatatttaattgtataatagcaatttatattttgaaaataatcatcgaaataaatcaaataattttttatatgctaatgtttatttttaattatttgtgaaaaaaaatataatcaaatcaaaatgtGCACATAATACACTAAGATCAACCGTGTCACTCAATTTAAGTCGGAGTACATTCCGGTGGTTTAGAGAGAAGAGCGTAGGCAGTGATGTCAGTGGAGGCGAGTGAGAGTGTTGAcgaaataaattgaaaatataagCCGTGGCATGCAATATGTCGATGCCCTTATCAAATCAAATAGTGTAACTTATCGTGGGTCCCTTCTCAGTACGTAACGTACTCAACGTTGGTaccacttatttatttatttattttatttattagtatttgGATTTTGGACCACCATTCACATGGGATGGGAATCcctcaaatcaaaataaatagatttaactatacatttggtcccttacgtttattttaggtttcaatttggtcccttacgtttaaaaagtatcaatttggtcccttacgtttattttaggtttcaagttagtcctttccgtcaattttgtcacatgtggcagtcaatttgcatacgtggactgacacgtggcactttgacacgctgacacgtgtactgttcaaacggtgttagtgacaaaactaacggaaaggactaacttgaaacctaaaataaacgtaagggaccaaattgatactttttaaacgtaagggaccaaattgaaacctaaaataaacgtaagggaccaaatgtgtagttaagccaaatAAATAGTACAGtaaatatctttttatttacttaattaatatattgtttaattttatttagtaGTAGTAAAGTTTAGACCGTCAGATGAGACCAACGGGTATGTATGTATGTTTCAATTGTCAAAAGGAAGGAAATGAAAGTGAGAACCTTAACGAACACGTTTGTAGGGTATTCAAACTTCAACAGCGGATATTCACTATTCACATTTCACACCTTAGTACTTTTAGAAACTAAACAAGGTCTGCTTATATATGTCAACAAACAGTGCCatttttatgaagaaaatacTATGCCAATGGCATATGCAATTATGCCACCGGATATGCTCTCACCTACTTTATTCGGGTCGCAATTACGAATACAAATAAAAACTAGTCAAAAAATAATTCTACCATTAATtgtgtaaaataataatatattataggcAGCACCAACAAAGATTACCACCTAAGAGCACTTAGATGATATGATACGAgagttttttttaacttaacaaaGTCTTGGGGTTCAATCCCTAACTTATACATGCAATATTGTTAAAACTTGTAGGGAGATATTGCCACTCATTCGACTCCCACAAGGCTCGAGGGAATAATCCCTATCCTAaaatgctaattttttttaacattacatTTATCATGTGTATTCTCAgctatttttgtttgtttcccGGTGTATTCCCAACTAACATTTTTCAACAATACGTTTCATCATATATACAAACTATTTCATATATTTCCCGGTGTTTTTAAAAGTTGTTTAGGGTTTGTGAGAGTGAGACAGAGAAATTGTATAAGTACTTAAATGAAGTACACGGAGAATTTAGGAAGTGATTCAAGTGAGCATGTTTCCTCTTTAGTTTGAACCATGGTTCATTACTTCATTTCATGTTAGACTGAAATAAACATAATAGTATAGTTATTACTTATTATACATATTGTTTCGCCTAATcaatttttaagataaaaaattgaGAATCGAACCAAGTTGGATCAATTTTTATCAGTTCACTTTAATTTTTGAACCAaattccaaaccaaaccaaattgatTTTTCCCCCAGTTTGGATTTGCTTAGATCTTTGCTTTAATCGATTTTGTATGATCCACTTAATTACACTCCTATCTAAGAGAGATATTCATAATTAGAATTTGACGCATTTTAGAGACCGCACAGTTGTGGGTGAGAATTTAATTTAGTAATATTTGTTATTTCGCctacataataaaaaataaaacatcatcataaaatatagttttatgagaataaagtagttattaaaaaacaaaatttgtacAACTTAATTAggaatatttcaaaaatgacaCATGATTAAATTACAAAACTAGCTACTATATTTGATTATATTAAGACGATCGAATATATGATcgatattttttgcttaattagCTTCGAGATTAAATAGAATATTTGCCAAATTGCCTTGCATATTTAAATGTTTACAAATTTATTCCATGATAAGTGTGGTAAAGCAGATTCATTCTTCAACAAGACTCCATGTTGATACCCATATTCTTATATTCAAGTACATCAACAAattttattaggagacaagtatACAGTATTGTAAGGCCGGTCCTGACTATTTGGAGGCCCCTGACTCCAAATATTAAGAATAGATgccttaattaaaaaatatgtaaaaaatttaaaaggaataattcttatttaaattctaaataacgttttttttttgacaggaaaTTCTAAATAAcgttaataatataaaaaattgtcatcCATGTaacaaacatataaattatttatattttaatcagtaacaacaaaatacattgcttgtcaaaaaaaaaaatacattttaactaTGTAAAAATAACACCTCACTTCTAGCAGTTTTTGAAGTAAACTCACCAAACAAAACttcatattgtattttttttgttcattttatgtGTTTTCTGGAGCTTAGCCATTTTATTTGGAcctttcaaattattttttaacaaagacGGATCCGAAAAAATATtgagttcttattttatttttgtgaatcaatttttttcatatttttgtagAGACCTACTACCCTATAAGTTTTTG from Trifolium pratense cultivar HEN17-A07 linkage group LG1, ARS_RC_1.1, whole genome shotgun sequence includes these protein-coding regions:
- the LOC123903169 gene encoding phosphoenolpyruvate carboxylase kinase 1, coding for MCETLKSKYQLTEEIGRGRFGTIFRCFHPNSAVPYACKVIDKSLLSDSTDRECLENEPKFLSLLSPHPNVLQILDVFENDDFLSIVLELCQPLTLLDRIVSNPFSEQQASSLIKKLLEAVVHCHRLGVAHRDIKPDNILFDADDNLKLADFGSAEWFGDGRTMNGVVGTPYYVAPEVLLGRDYTEKVDVWSCGVILYIMLSGIPPFYGDSASEIFEAVIRGNLRFPSRIFRSVSSGAKDLLRKMICRDDSRRFSAEQALRHPWIVSGGETTNQN